The genomic region gccgatgggaaggagtgaagggattccttgttttgctttgcttgcgcacgcggcttttgctttacctgttaaactgtctttatctcaacccacgagttttctcacttttactcctctgattctctcccccatcccactgcagagcggagtgagcaagcggctctgtggggcttagttgtcgactggggttaaaccacaacactgatgCATCCAGTTTCCTAGGTGAGGACCTGGAGGAGCTCAACCAGGTGTCCAGCAACCTGAGCAGCTCCAGTGTCACAGACTCCTCGAGTGTCACTGGAGCTGCTTGGTAGAGAAACATGCCCAACCTTGGGTACATCTCGCCATGCCAGTCCCCCACACAGCTTTCACTACCCAAAAGCCCTGGGAATGCTTTGTCCAAGGGACAGATGGACCTAGGGCTAGATCCCGCTACCAGGCCTGTCTCCTGGCACTGTTGGGAATGCTGTCACTGCAGACTTAGCACCACCAGGCTTTGGATCTATGTATAAGTCAAAGCTCTTTATGACCCTCAGTGATATCTCTGTTTACCTATGTCTGGCATTGCTACTGCAAAGCAATATCCAGAGACCTGctgtctctctccccctccctgcagtcAGGGACGCAGCCCTGAACCCAAGGTTATCTGGGGGATCAACATGGGCAGCTGGGGGAGCTACACTGCTGTCGCTCTAGCAGGGTGTCAGGGCActtcttccagttttgttttgcatgacAACGACAGAGAAGTGATTTTCAGGCTTGAGGTAAAGTTTGGGGGCAACTTGCCTGGTTGCAACATGCTTCTCTGGGCGCAGGACTACCAGTAGCTCTGTGTGATGAACATGGTGCCTGTGAAAGCAGATaatcccttcctccccctgccttgACTGggtggatgggatgggatgggaaacAGGTGGATAAATTCAACAGGCAAAACTGTATGCAAAAGTGCAAATCCATGTGCATAGCCCTGCCACAGACCAGTGCATTGTAGGCATCTTGCTGTCCGCCAGCTGCCTCCTGAGTCTTGCCTGACCTTGCCAGACACAGATCTGCCAGACTTCACAGTCAGGTGCTCTGCACCAGGCTGGATCCAGCTGTCCTGCACCATCGTCCCTCGAGGGCTGTGGTGCTGTTAAATCACTCCCTTCGCCTCCCCTCAGTCTGCCACTTGCTCTTGAGCCGTGTGAAATAAACAGGCAAATCCACCAGTCCCCAGGGAGGATGGGTATCTCTGAATTCGCTTCATGTAGAGTCAACACTGACCCTGTCCTGAGGCTGCCCACGCTTTGACCTTGCATGTCTGCCCCACAAGTGTGTGCTTTAGCTCTGCAGTTTCTGAATAAACACTCTGCGTTGTTCTGGAGGCATGCGGTTTCCCTCTTCAGAAGAGTCCCCGAATTCTCTGTGTTGGTTTTTCCTAGCCTCTGCAAATAAATAGACGTGGCTCTCAGGGGATACACAGTGACGGGCCGCAGTCACTCTGCCTGCGCGGCTTGAGCAACAGCGTGGGGCTGAGATGCCAGTGCCCCCCAGGGGCAGAACGGGTCTCAGTTATGCACCATGCTATGCTGGGTGTAACTTTCCCTCAGCCCTGGCAGAGGGCTGGGACAGAGCTGCCCGAATACATCCTGCCTGCGGCTGGgttggcagcagcaggagcagaaaacCCCAAGGGAAAGATGAGCAGTGCATTTGTGTCGTCCACCATGGAAGTGTTCTGGGGGTGATAATCCCATCAAAGCCCTTCCCTACAGTGTAGGGGAGACACTATCTGAAGGTCTGCACAGAAGGACTGGCAACACAGAGAGCAACACGCAGCCAGATCACCTCTCCCTTGCTACCTGAGGACTGGAAGGGGGCAAACGGGCTTGCAGAGCCTCAGGACAAATGAGCAGATGGTGTAATAGCAGCAGCTGTGGACAGGTGGCAAGCTGTGTTCCCTCCTCTGTGGAAGTGGAAAGGGtccagggaagaaaaacagggaCGATCAAAGCTCTAGACAACTCTGAGCAACTAGCCAGGCTAGGACttttcagcctggggaagagcttTTAATGAGAGAAAAGCTTTTAATGACAGCAGCTGCCTCTGGGCCAGAAAATCGTGGACGCCAGGTCAGACGGATCTCCCATCTGACCAGCCATGGCTGTTTTATGCTCCTCAATACTATTTCCAGCTGCAGCATTAAATCTATCAGCAATGGCTTTGTCATGCATTACCGTGCTGCAGTGTCCCACCTGGTGGTTCCAGGAAGGTGCGGAACTGGAAGAGGTGTGTGGGGATGGATTACGtgaccagcccagctcccagactCACAGGGTGGTCACTGACCTCAGGGAGCTCGCTTGACCATACGATGCACCCCGGACCCTTACCCAGATGCCTGCAAATGAGTCATGTGAGTATAGCAGCAAGTCAGAGCAGCGTGATCCCCTGTGGGTGAGCACAGACCTGTCCTTGGAGGGTTTCAGTTCACACTGAAGCACCTTTCAAAGCAACCCAGCTGATCAGAAATCTCAACCAGTCATTCTGTAGAAATACAACATCTGGTGCAGGACTGAACTGAATTCAGGAGGCAAGTCCTGGATTAGCCAGTGCCCTCTGATCTCTGCTGCTGTGAGCAAAGGGAGCCCCTTGCATACCCAAGTTGTACAACCTCATTACAGGTATTTTGTGAAAGGTGAGTTGTGTCCCATTTGGTAGAAGCGGGAGACGAAAGAGCAGAGAGACCCCCAAAGACTGCTGATGCACACTTGCACTGTTACCTTGGTTGGACTGTGCCCTGCCACACTCCCAAAGATGGCCCTGACACCAGGAGCAAGGAAGACCTGAAATTTGGCAACCAGCTGAGAACCTACAGTTCCCAGAGAGCATTTCTGGGTAATTAGTTCAGTTTGGAAGTTGCTCTCaagtgctggagcagatatccaggGTCCCTTGCGTTCAGAGTCTCAACTTGGGCTCTTTCCATGCTCCCATGTGTTATCTGGGCTGATTCCTGTTGTGAAAGGCTCCTGGATAAAAAGCTGAATAACATCTAATATGAGAAGTGCAGATGTTACTATTTTCAATTTACATCAGCTCTGGAAGTGGTGGTGTTTACTAGGGAACCAGGGAGTTGTCTTCTCCCATGCTGAAGAAACTTTACTTTCCCTTTGCTAAATTGCCtcctacaggaaaaaaactgcACTTGTTCAGCACCTTCTTCACCGGGATCTGTGTGTTTCTTGCTACTCCCACATGGCCTTTCTCACAGGAATGTGGTTGAAACAATACTCACAGTGCAGAGCCCTGGTTTGTGATGTGgatttgaaatgaatattttgaCTGTATGCTTTTAGTAGCCCTTTGTGGGAAATGGCTTGTGCTGTTTTCTCTCAGCTTTGCACAAAAAAGTGCTGTTGAAATAAGATTGTGCATGTCATTTTATTGTTCACCATTGCTAACTTAAACGTGCAATCAGCACAGAGCACACAGGATCAATTAATCACCTGTTTCTAGGCTCAGGAAAGCTACCAGAAAGCTCAGGTATCTTGACACTCCCCGTCTTTCAAAATGCGGATGTCTTGCCTGGTTTTCCTAgaataacacaggaaaaaagagtAAGAGCTCAAAAAAATACTCCCCGAGTCATACTTTGGCTCCCGTCCAGCCCATGACACAGAGCTGACCATTATAAAATTGGATTGCTCATTTTCCTGTCTAAAAAGCTGAGATGACTGCAAGCCGTCCTGGCCCACAGATGTCCCTTCCCTGGGCGTAAAGCACTGGTGGTGGGTCTCCAGCCCAacctgctcacagcagggctgtCCTCAGTGTGATGTTATGGTGGCCAGGGCTCTGTCTAAGCCCTAACCACCacccccaaggatggagacccccCCCTACCTACTTGGTGGGTGCATCACCCTCCTGGGGAGAAGGTTTCCCCCATGTCCAATCTGCACCCTCTGGGGCTGCTGCTTGTGGCTGTTGCCCTGTGTTGCATGACCTGCTACCACCAAGAAGAGTGTGGCTCCATCCCATTTGCAACCATAGGCTGCTGCTAGATCCCCCCAAGCCTCCCCTTCCCCAGACTAGCCGGACGCAGCTCCTCCGCACCTCCTTGCAGCTTCCCTTGACAAGCTGGtcatccctctcctcctgcagcccagcacacaGTTTGTGGTATTTGCCGTGCAAGTGCACTGCTGACCTGTGTTCAACTTGACCTTCATCCTCGGTCCCCTTCTAGCAGGAACCCCTGCTTAGACAGTCAGTTCCCAGCCTGGATAAAATCACTGCCCCAAAGCAACCCTTGTGCTTCTCATGAGGTCCCTGTTGCCCTAGTCCTCAAGTTTATGGTGGTACCTTTGGTTTGAAGTTCTGCCAAAAGAGCCATGAGGCACATAACTGGGCATCTCCATTCGCAGAAGTCTCTTTGAAGGACTTAGCAGAGCTATTTGATTGTCCAGACTAGATGCCTAGTCGACCTTTTTGTCCATCTAAGTTGAACTCTCCCTTCTCTAATTGCAGGTAGCACAGACAGTAGGACCTTCTCTCATCCTCTACAGAGTGTCTGGTTTGTTGCCAGCTTGCAGGCGCTTGTGTTGGGGGGTCTCCTGGCCATAGACTCCTGACCTCACCTTTTGAATCTGCTGATCATGCAGCCACAGGGTGGTCTGATTTAGCAAGCTGATGCCATGGATGAATATTCAGCTCTTCTGTGGGATTAGTCCCCTGCCAGCACAATAAGCTAAATCCCTCAGCCTGCAGCTGCACAGTAGTGACTAAACATGGTGCCAAGAATGGGACAGGAACCTGCAGGCAAGGGCTGGGGGCATGCCTGCACCTGTCCGCGGGCACTGCCAGCGCAGGAGGGTGAAGCTCACAGGCTTCACAGCCCAGCGCCCAGCTCAGCTGACACGAAAAAGTCCTCTTCCACTTTGTTAGCAGGAACACGTGTGCCTCCTGTCTGCCACGGCTTTCCCCAGGCACGGGAGAGTCTGAATGGTGGTATTTCACAAGTGCCCTGTTTCAGATGGCCAAAATTAGACCCCTGGAGGTGGCTGCCGAGGGCATGAGCTTACATTTGCTGCACACAGAGCTGGCATTCATTGGCGTAGGTGTTCCCGTCTGTCCCACAGACAGGCAAGTGCAGGAGGGGGCAGGCCTGCAGCTCGACCATGTCTCCACACACCGGCTGGAAAGGAGAAACCGCAGCACACATTTCAGTGCCAGCAGCACCCATCTCTTCCTCCCACAGCACCTGGGCAGGAGCAAGTGCCACCGGCGACCTGGTTCCCTCTGTCCCCGGTAGGGCAGGGCATGCACATAGAGTgggaaagcagagagcagaggcCACCACATCCCTCTGTGGGACTCACAGCCTGGGCTGTGATGTGGATTTGGTGCTGGAGCACTAGTACCCATGAGGCTGGGGATGACTGCTGGGAACAGCCTTTCTCCCAGGCACCTCAGGCGCTAAATCCTATCTCAAGCCATGAATAAGGAAAACCGGAAACCTCTTACCCTTCTCAGGCCATTCCCTTTGTTCAGCTCTgcccctgaaacagagcagagaTCCGTGAGCGTGGCATACCTGTGACTGGTGGCAGGAGCATGAGGCATCGACAGAGGGTCATGTCCAAACCAAAGGGAAGGCAGGGTTGTGCAGGGCCCTGTCAGGACCTGGATCAGTTGTGTGGGTTTCGTGAGGGGGGATCAGTTTGCTGCAtgccacccccccaccctcccagcagcacagtgcaCAGCCTCCATCTGCAGCTGAGCCGGCTGGGACAAAGCTGGGAACACCTGTTCCCACCTCCTAAGCCCTCTTTCCCAGTCTCTGGACCAGGAGCTCTACAGAGCATCCAACACATCCCAGGAAATGTGAACTCATTCACTGCTGCACAGGGACATGGGGTATCTTCAGAGGGCTGAGGCTGGGTGACGCTGCACAGCCGGACAACAGCCATCCCCAGGGAAAGCTGCATTTGGTGGGCTCCTTTTCTGCGGTCAGGCAGAGCAGTAGCAACAGCACAGCCCGTCTGTGTGGTGCACGAATGTCCTGGGAGCATGAGGGCTCACACACAGGCTGCTGCAGGACCACCTCTATGTGCACCTAGATAGCATCAGTTTTCCAGAGCCCACAAACAGCTGCTTCCCACCTCAATATGCTGAGCACATACTGCTCTTGCAAAGGCTTGCAGGTCTTCACGGAGGCAGGAACAACAGTAGCTGCCACCCCAGTGTACGTGCTGTCCTCCCAGATCCTGGTTCCTGTTCGCATCACAGGCTGTCCCCTATCCCATCCCTCTCCCAAGTGCAATATGGCTGATGAACCAGCCCATAACCCTTGCCCTGAACTGCTAATAAGACGTGGTGGTTTTGCTCCAGTCCTTCTTCCCCACCACGCTGCCGCTGTGTTTATTTGCCCTCCTCACGTCCCCTCCAAACCAGAGTTTCTGGGTCTTTCTGCCCTGCCACCCATTTTTGGTCCCTCTGTTGTTCCCAACCCGCCACCGAAGAGCTGGCTACCGGCAGCAGAGCAGGCTTACCACCAGCAGCGACGAGAGTCACCAGTGCCGCcgctgccaccaccaccagctcctTCGCAGGCATGGTTGGTTCAGGCGCACACACTTGTGCACCTTGGTCTGCTTGTGGCTGCCTTTATAGGGGAGGGCACCAGCTTATCTCAGCAGGGCtgggaaaaacagcattttgagTAGCGTTTGATCTGCACTGGGAACAGCTGGTTTGTGCACCTGGAGAGATCACTTGGACGCTCTCATGCAACTGATAAGCCACCCCAGTGGCACTTGCCAGCTCCAGGTGCCAGCACTGGATGCTGCTTTACAATCCCTTTGCACTGTAGTCTTGGTTGGGCAATGCTGCTCTTCTCCTCTCCACCCAGCCAGCTTACCTCTGGGGGTATCTCACCCGAACCAGCGCTCCAGCTTTGCAGCTGCCATTCTTCATATGTGGCAGGTATCTCCATTTGGGTTGGGAGGCTTCACAtggaaaagccaggaaattcaggCTGATTTGGGTGGCTGCGATGTAGCCTGAGCATTATCCCATGAGACCCAGCCAGGCGGATACTCAGCTGCCTAATGTACTGGGCAGGACCCCAGGAGGGGGATCTCAAACACACAGGAGGCCTGCCGTCATGCTGTGGCAAGCTCACGCTGTCGCTGGGTGGGATAGGACAGGCTGGGGTTGCAGAGAGGCTGGAGGGAATGAAATCCAGCTGAATgggagcagggagctgcaggtgcagctgctgcctgtgctcaTCTACCCATCGTCATGGGCTTTTTAATACCTTGCTCCACTCACCAGCTTGGTCACATAAATGATTGCAGCTGAGATCGACAGAGCAAAATTATCATAAGATTCAGTGTGATGGAAGGGGGCTGTGTGCATGGATACCCAGTTTAAATACACAGAGGGGCCATGtacagcagggaggggacagagagGATCCTCAGTGGTAATAGACGCCAAGTCTTCAGTGAAGGACTTCACAGCGAGCATCAGCACCCCAGAAGATGCCAGCTACTTCGCCTACAAGACTGGATGCTTGACATCAGTCTTTCTGTGTGAGTAACCTCACCACCTCTTTCTGAGAAGCTGAATTTTCCACATCCATCCCCACCTTCCTCTGGTGAATCAAAATCAATTGGTGAAGGGTGAAGGATGGAAAAGAGGACCATTGGGTGGAAAGTTGGTGTCATAGCTGAAGACCAGTGTTGACTAAAAACTCCTTTGGGACAGACTTGTTGAGATGAAGCTTGGGCCAGAAGTGACAGAGGGCCTCCTTCACCTTGGGAGTGGGTAGGAGGTGCTGTGTGCgcaaggggcaggcagggggtaGGTGTCCTACAGAAACCACCAGTGGGCTGGGAGAGCTCCAGACACCCACAGCATGCATGTTTGCACCTGCTGAGGAGCTGACCGTGACCGTGCTCAGGACATTTCTTCCCCACAGTCTTACCTGAGGCTTAGGAAGGTACATGCTGGCCCCAGCCAGCTGAGACAAGAGGGAACGGCTTGGTAAGCATCCCCCATGGCAGAGGCATACGAGCCCTGCACGAGGCTGCTTCCATCCTTGCCCTTGGGAGGTCCTGCCACCCAActcagcagggctgtgcctgggtTTTGGGAAGGGGGAAGGTGACCAATTCAGGGTTCCCCTTGCAGAACCATTCCTCCGCTCTGCCGAGGCAGCTGTGCACGTTTTATATTCCCTCTTCATGGAGTTTACACAGTTCAATAACCTTtggcttttattattattccacTTTGGAAATCCCTCAActaaagtaaatatttaactgCATTAGCAGTTTTTCCTGAGGCACATGGGGGCCTGTTGGGCTTGTTTAGTCTAGTATAGGGGAGGCCAAGGGGGGATCTGATAGCAGCCTACAACTGCTGGAAGGGCAGTTGATGGAGCCAACCTCTTCTTGGTAGTGCCAGATGACAGAATAAAaagcaacaggcacaaactgcaGTCCTGAGACATTCAGGTTGGTAGTTAGGAAAGAAACCTTACCCCGGAGTGTGAGCAACCCAGACCAGCAGTGAGGTGGGAGATCTCCATCCTCGGTGGGCCATGTACAAAGCCACAGATGCCCTGACCAAGGCCTGCTGTGCACCAGGTTTGGTGGGCGAGCCCTGAAGGACCCTGCCACCAGCATGCTGGGCCCTGGGGACACAGCAGCTCTCACTTTCCAGCACACGCGGATTTATTTCCTTAGGCGTCCACCTTGCAAATCTGGTCCCAGCCAACACTCAACTACGTGGAAAACATGGGGCCACCTCCTGCAAGCTGGTCCCACACCAACACTCAGCACAGCCCTGGATGAGGGCTATCATGGCCCTTTACGGTCTTCTTCAACATTTTTactaccaaaaaaaccacccaaatgCTGATCATAATGCCTCCAGCGCCGCCACTGTGGATAACCATGCTGTGCTGCTGGTCCCGAGCATGGTCTGGCTCTTCAGGTCATGCCAGTGGCAGTGCAGGAATgatgggctggggctgtgcagctgGGACATGTTGTGTGCTCCAGATCGCTCTCCTCAGATGAAGGGCAGCAGGAAATGTCTGCATCCCCTctgtgctgggggcagcaggTCGTGTGGaaaagctggggaaaagctgtTGGCTGATACGAGCCTTGATCTTCCTCCACCTGGTTCCTCGGTGGTATTCAAACGCCACCACCTTCACAGAGCAAATTAAAATGACATGCTAAGATATGACAAAGGGGGAATCACCTCTTGCAAACTGGTTTtggcttttcctccttttctctcaaGCACAGGCTTGCAGCCCCTGATGAAAGTCCTGCCTACTGTCCCCCTCAAAGAAGAGGTGAGGAAATTCAGGAGGTTTTCTGGTGGCTGCTTGCCTTCATGTTGGCCACACAGCTCCAGTTACATCTGAGACAGTCATGCATTTGAGCCTGGGCTTTCCTCCTCCACGTTGCAGGTGTCACAAAGCGAGCACCCGTCTGCTGTCCCTGGAGGGTCCCGGGctcccaggacagcagcacatgggggagctgctccccatcccctgcatCTGGGGCTGCCCTTGGACTCCCCTCTGGCTTCTCCTGGAGCAGGAGCAAgggtcctggctctgctgcctcctccccacacccccaccaGCCGCAGCCCtgcaagaagggcaggaaggtcCCAGGCTTGCCTGTGGAGCCAGAGATTTCATCTCGCCACCAGCAAGGTGTAGAAACGCTGCTGGAGATGGCAGTGACAAGGAAGGAGATTTCTACTTCCAAAACCGATCTTACACTTGTTCCCTCGTGGCATTGCCCCTGTCTTTGCGCTTTTTCCCACACACTCACTGGCACTCACCCACCTGTGTCCACGCCACCCACCCAGGATCGCTCATCGCATCATGAGCCCTTATCATGCCTTTGCCTCCTGGGTGACCGTGGCGCTGTTTGCAGGCTTTCCATCTAGCTGGGCATGGATGGCAGGAGGCTAAGCCAGATTGAATCACATCAGTCTTGCTCCACGTCTGCCTGGTGGCCTTATCTGTGGTGTGGCCTTGGTGTCGTCACCACTCCACCCAGCACCTGCCAGTTCCTTGCTGTTATCTGTTGCCTTTCCTGGATTTCATGGCTGTTCTCGGCATCCTGGTTTGCTGCGCTAGCACCGATATCACAACTcctgttctgctgcttctcccagggcTTTTGCATACCAGGAAACGCCAGGGACCCACGAACACCACAGTACCTCAGGAACAGGGGTACACAGTACCTCATGCAGCCCAAGCCCAGAGCCTGCAGTCTATCCTCCCGTTGCACAAGGGGGCAAGTCAGAAAGAGGAGGGCAAGTACCACACTCATTTTCATCCttagctccctccctgcctccagatGGGTTTTACAGATATGATGATAGTCTCCATTCTGCCTCTCCATTCACCCTGAGATCCCCCCACGAGTAGGAGGGAGAAGGACCGATTTGTTCTTCTCCTTTGCATGcaaaaaaagcagagatgcagGTGACCAGACGTTTTCCTTTGCATGTACAAGGGAGCCAAAACCTCACATCTGAGGAGGTCTCCCTGCGTAACTAGGGATCAGCCATCACCACTTCCTGGCAGTTTCGTCAGAGTTTCTGGATCCAGACCACACCTtcagctgcctccctcctctcGTTATTACTGTGGGTAAATGCTCCCATGTGGCAGGTGGTGAGTAACGCTCATTATTTCTTTGATGATTGAAAAATTTCCCAGTGACGCTGTTGGCTGCGAGAGCACAAGACGGGGTGAGTACACAGATGAGTCCTCCTGCCTGCTGACACTCCCACCAGCAGAGGGGACAGGGCCAAGGTGGCATTGATCTGGAGAAGATCAGAGCTTCTCACCAAGCCAGGCTGTGTGCTGGACCTTGGAGGTGCAGCAGGCTAGGGGGAGCATCCATTGCACACCTTTTTCCCCTGCTTCAACTGTCAGCTGGAGTCACTGTAGCTGGGCAGAAGTTGCTGCAGCTCGCCCGATCCAAGGAcacctgcctctcctctcccttgggtttgcctctgcctgtttGGACCTCCGGACTGCAAGACATGCTCTGAATGCATCTGCGGTCTGCAAATGCCCTGCAACTCCTTGGCAGCTTAAGGATGGTGTTGACCTTCCTTTTTCCACGTGCTCCCACATGAGGGACGGGTGTCCAAATCCTCAGTGCAGCAGATAAAACAGTAGAAAACCATGGATTTACTTTTTCCCCAGTAAACGCTCAGCATGGGGTAAACCAAGCCTCCATGCTGGTGTAAGGGAGGGGATGAGGCTGTGTGCCTGGGCTGGATGGGCAGAGCTCTGAGCTAGCTGGGCTGGGACtgctgtgggactgtgccctCCTACTCTGAGCTGACACAGTTAACCTGGATGCTGGCAGCAGGGGTAGGTATATCGGCTGTCCCAAGCATACTGATGTTCACTCTTGTTTATCTGGGAACTTGCACCCACTGTAATTTACCAAAAAATCAGATTTTGGAGTCTCTTTCTCCCTGGAGTTTGTTTCTGCATGAACAAACCTGTACTGGGCCTCAGCTTTTTATACCTTCTTCTTTCTCAGCATTGCTCATTCCATCTTGTGTAGGACTGAATGCTGTCATCATCCTGCATTTAGCACCACGCTGGAGGAAAACAGGTAGCACGTGTGCCAGCTCTCCCCTTCAAAGTGACAGCTGCTCTTGGCAAGTATTTGTGGAGGAGGTCCCTTGGCTTTTGCAGGAAAGACCTGGTCTTCCCAGTGTGCCAGTTGCTAAAGCCCCCAAAGCTACCCCAGGATAAATTCATGTAAAGAGGGATGCAATGTTAAGAGAATCAGGGAAGCCTTTTTGTTTATCCGTGCATTGAGGGGATGTTGTTCAGTGACATTGCATTTGCGTGGATCTTTGGCAGCAGGATCACTTGGACATGCCTGGCCAACTTTCCACATCGCTGCTGGTAACATTCACActtctcttcactttcttctaCACGTCCAGGGGTACAGCATCCATCTGAAGAAAACTCAAGGAATGAAATGCTCTCCAGTGTGCTGTTTATACAATGAGTGTGCAGGCACACACACTGGTCAGCACTTTCCCTTTAGCTAAATTgccagagaaggaagaagcaggtCTTGCACATAGATACTAAAAGCAGAACTGTGTGTCCTTGAGGTTGCTTGCTACTTCTGACTTCAGAGCCCACCTACTGTGCAGGTATCATTTTTTCCAGATGACCTATTAACTACTTGGGCATGTACAAATTAACACCAGGAGGGAGCCACAACAAATTTCATTGAACAGAAGGGCACCGTCACCCCCAGTGAAACCCATCCTGTTTCTTCCAGCACATTCCTGCAGCTTTTGGTTTCTATTCCTCTTAAAAGTTGCAGAGTGAACTTTGCAGTTTGCAGAGCAAAGTTATCTCTGAGACATGTAATTTATGTCGAGATAGCAATATCCTCAcgtctttgctttattttttactCTCACACTATTGCCATCTGGATCTGTACTGGTGGATCAGAGCAGAATTAGAAGCATAGCAAGCAGCTTACTTTTGAGTAGCCGGACGCTAATGCAAAGTCTCTCCTTTGTGAACCTGTCAGGCAAAATGAGCTCAACAGTGACATCAAACCACACCTTTGTGCGTAACCTTCATCCCAGATTCTGCTCTGGAAAATACACTGTTCAAGGGACCAGCCAGGTCCTGGCACCTCTGGACAAATGCTATTCTTGCTGCTGTCTGTCCCAGCAGGCAAAGTAGTGCATAAAGAAGAAATGCAGTGCTGATAATGACAAGCACAAAGCCTGAGCACCCTTGCAATGGATTTATGCTTAAATTTCTGTGACACATGATTCGGGCTGTATCTTATAGGAGGTACTACAGCAGGAGCCACCCAAACCAACAGAAGATGAGCCTTGCAAGGAACTGGGCAA from Aptenodytes patagonicus chromosome Z, bAptPat1.pri.cur, whole genome shotgun sequence harbors:
- the SPINK4 gene encoding serine protease inhibitor Kazal-type 4, producing MPAKELVVVAAAALVTLVAAGGAELNKGNGLRRPVCGDMVELQACPLLHLPVCGTDGNTYANECQLCVQQMKTRQDIRILKDGECQDT